A portion of the Drosophila innubila isolate TH190305 chromosome 3L unlocalized genomic scaffold, UK_Dinn_1.0 0_D_3L, whole genome shotgun sequence genome contains these proteins:
- the LOC117786462 gene encoding protein mac-1 isoform X1 — translation MKKIKPQLHDHLITNRVKQYLEEHIDETYLDVKQMTKELMRKYPEYSRRKLGPFRQLVHQAFSIVSDSYNLDKASSSDYEDEYLSDEAETPTNNSIMSNMMHGLYTNQTAKKPLLPSTKPSNEPIDISSGDENDDDNSISPPNGGGMNALFASATGTNQLNVSKAQKRPLEQCNKAVSTVQAKKAVKRNLIQASFAGVRQEISSVNSSSSPANPKKFVAVSVGSGKSNSSDVGPHKEPQHHGPGQSFNQQVQMRQQQQREFNEGASMRVRKYKKELEVSRSTESFRDVGGMDGTLKELCEMLIHIKSPEFYFQLGLLPSRGLLLHGPPGCGKTYLARAIAGQLKMPLLEVPATELIGGISGESEERIRDVFEQAIDNSPCVLFIDEIDAIAGNRQWAAKDMERRIVSQLITSLDQLQAVEFGQSVVVIGATTRPDTLDPGLRRVGRFDHEIAIHIPSRKERREILRIQCEGLSIDPKLNYDKIAELTPGYVGADLLALVSRAATIAVKRRSMKKFRELHAASEMNMTTVTLDDDEPNDDKQEQAQKEQTKEMQAEDKPADEKQAEPETTNGEKAPETNEEAAPMEVDDKPAEDAEKTETEPKEESATPTTTKSNSPILTDEFYEPTLAELTNFLDNPPEEFADPNFCLTIEDFTAAIKVMQPSAKREGFITVPDTTWDDIGSLQDIREELKLAVLAPVKYPEMLARLGLEAPSGVLLCGPPGCGKTLLAKAIANEAGINFISVKGPELMNMYVGESERAVRACFQRARNSSPCVIFFDEFDSLCPKRSEGGDGNNSGTRIVNQLLTEMDGVEERKGVYILAATNRPDIIDPAILRPGRLDTILYVGLPQEVDRADILRATTKNGKRPVLADDVDLKELAAKTDGYTGADLTGLVKQASMFSLRQSLNNGDTNIEDLCVRKQHFDEALKQLRPSVSEQDRKVYEKLRQKYAAPRMPQFEAK, via the exons ATGAAGAAGATAAAACCACAGTTGCACGACCATTTAATAACTAATCGTGTCAAACAG TATCTGGAGGAGCACATTGACGAGACATACTTGGATGTAAAGCAGATGACCAAAGAGTTGATGCGAAAATATCCCGAATATTCTCGTCGCAAACTTGGACCATTTAGACAACTTGTGCATCAAG CATTTTCCATTGTTTCGGATAGCTATAACTTGGACAAGGCGAGCAGCTCCGACTACGAGGACGAATATTTGTCTGACGAGGCAGAAACaccaacaaacaacagcatcaTGAGCAATATGATGCACGGCTTGTACACCAATCAAACGGCTAAAAAGCCTTTATTACCTTCCACTAAGCCCAGCAACGAGCCCATTGACATATCTAGCGGCGATgagaatgatgatgataactCAATTAGTCCACCAAATGGCGGTGGCATGAACGCTTTATTTGCATCCGCAACAGGAACCAACCAATTAAACGTTTCCAAGGCGCAAAAGCGTCCTTTGGAGCAGTGCAACAAGGCAGTGTCCACTGTACAGGCCAAGAAAG CAGTCAAGAGAAATTTAATTCAAGCTTCGTTTGCAGGCGTGCGCCAGGAAATCAGCTCTGTCAATTCATCATCCAGTCCAGCCAATCCCAAAAAGT TCGTTGCAGTTTCTGTTGGCTctggcaaaagcaacagcagcgatgTTGGACCACACAAGGAACCGCAACATCATGGACCAGGCCAATCATTCAACCAACAAGTGCAGATgcgtcaacagcaacaacgtgaATTTAATGAAGGTGCTTCGATGCGTGTGCGCAAGTATAAAAAGGAACTGGAAGTATCTCGCTCGACGGAAAGTTTCCGTGATGTTGGTGGCATGGATGGCACGTTGAAGGAACTGTGCGAGATGCTCATACATATCAAATCGCCAGAGTTCTACTTTCAACTGGGATTACTGCCCTCACGTGGTTTGCTGTTGCATGGACCGCCCGGATGTGGCAAGACCTATTTGGCCCGTGCTATTGCAGGT cAATTGAAAATGCCGCTACTCGAGGTACCAGCTACTGAATTAATTGGCGGCATCTCTGGAGAGTCGGAGGAGCGCATACGCGATGTATTTGAGCAGGCCATTGATAATTCACCGTGTGTGCTATTTATTGATGAAATCGACGCCATTGCCGGCAATCGTCAATGGGCTGCCAAAGATATGGAACGTCGTATTGTTTCGCAACTGATTACCAGCTTGGATCAACTGCAAGCCGTCGAATTTGGACAATCTGTGGTTGTCATTGGCGCCACCACACGTCCGGATACACTGGATCCGGGCTTGCGTCGCGTTGGACGCTTTGATCATGAAATTGCCATACATATACCGTCGCGTAAAGAGCGTCGTGAAATATTGCGGATTCAGTGCGAGGGTTTATCCATTGATCCCAAGCTTAACTATGACAAAATTGCTGAATTGACGCCTGGTTATGTTGGCGCCGATCTCTTGGCCCTAGTATCCCGTGCTGCAACCATTGCTGTTAAGCGTAGATCGATGAAAAAGTTTCGTGAGTTGCATGCGGCTAGTGAAATGAACATGACCACAGTCACGTTAGACGACGATGAGCCCAACGATGACAAACAAGAACAGGCGCAGAAGGAACAGACAAAGGAAATGCAGGCAGAGGATAAGCCGGCAGATGAAAAGCAAGCAGAACCGGAAACTACAAATGGTGAAAAAGCACCCGAAACGAACGAGGAGGCAGCTCCCATGGAGGTGGATGACAAACCGGCTGAAGATGCAGAAAAAACTGAGACTGAGCCCAAGGAAGAGTCCGCCACtccaacaaccacaaaatcCAATTCGCCAATCCTTACCGACGAATTCTATGAGCCAACATTAGCCGAGCTGACAAACTTCCTCGACAATCCACCTGAAGAATTTGCCGATCCGAATTTCTGTCTAACGATTGAGGATTTCACAGCGGCCATTAAAGTGATGCAACCATCGGCCAAACGTGAGGGCTTCATAACTGTGCCGGACACAACCTGGGATGATATTGGATCCCTGCAAGACATACGTGAAGAGCTTAAGCTGGCTGTGCTGGCGCCCGTTAAATACCCAGAGATGCTGGCTCGCCTGGGATTAGAAGCCCCTTCGGGTGTGCTGCTTTGTGGACCACCTGGTTGTGGCAAAACTCTGCTGGCCAAGGCCATTGCCAATGAGGCAGGCATCAATTTCATTTCCGTTAAAGGACCCGAATTGATGAATATG TATGTGGGCGAAAGTGAGCGTGCGGTGCGCGCCTGTTTCCAACGTGCTCGCAACTCGTCCCCTTGTGTCATCTTCTTTGACGAGTTCGATTCTTTGTGTCCCAAGCGATCAGAGGGCGGTGATGGCAACAATTCGGGCACACGCATTGTCAATCAGCTGCTGACAGAAATGGATGGCGTTGAGGAGCGCAAGGGTGTTTACATTCTGGCTGCCACCAATCGACCGGACATTATAGATCCGGCCATTTTACGTCCAGGTCGTCTGGATACCATACTGTATGTTGGTCTGCCGCAAGAAGTGGACCGTGCTGATATACTAAGAGCTACCACAAAG aACGGTAAGCGTCCTGTGCTGGCTGATGATGTGGACCTCAAGGAGTTGGCGGCTAAAACCGATGGTTATACAGGCGCTGATTTAACTGGATTAGTTAAGCAGGCTTCAATGTTTTCACTGCGTCAATCGCTTAACAATGGTGATACCAATATTGAAGATTTATGCGTACGCAAACAACATTTCGATGAGGCACTGAAACAGCTGCGACCTTCAGTTAGCGAGCAG gATCGCAAGGTTTATGAGAAATTGCGTCAGAAATACGCTGCGCCGCGTATGCCGCAGTTCGAGGCCAAGTGA
- the LOC117786462 gene encoding protein mac-1 isoform X2 has product MKKIKPQLHDHLITNRVKQYLEEHIDETYLDVKQMTKELMRKYPEYSRRKLGPFRQLVHQAFSIVSDSYNLDKASSSDYEDEYLSDEAETPTNNSIMSNMMHGLYTNQTAKKPLLPSTKPSNEPIDISSGDENDDDNSISPPNGGGMNALFASATGTNQLNVSKAQKRPLEQCNKAVSTVQAKKVKRNLIQASFAGVRQEISSVNSSSSPANPKKFVAVSVGSGKSNSSDVGPHKEPQHHGPGQSFNQQVQMRQQQQREFNEGASMRVRKYKKELEVSRSTESFRDVGGMDGTLKELCEMLIHIKSPEFYFQLGLLPSRGLLLHGPPGCGKTYLARAIAGQLKMPLLEVPATELIGGISGESEERIRDVFEQAIDNSPCVLFIDEIDAIAGNRQWAAKDMERRIVSQLITSLDQLQAVEFGQSVVVIGATTRPDTLDPGLRRVGRFDHEIAIHIPSRKERREILRIQCEGLSIDPKLNYDKIAELTPGYVGADLLALVSRAATIAVKRRSMKKFRELHAASEMNMTTVTLDDDEPNDDKQEQAQKEQTKEMQAEDKPADEKQAEPETTNGEKAPETNEEAAPMEVDDKPAEDAEKTETEPKEESATPTTTKSNSPILTDEFYEPTLAELTNFLDNPPEEFADPNFCLTIEDFTAAIKVMQPSAKREGFITVPDTTWDDIGSLQDIREELKLAVLAPVKYPEMLARLGLEAPSGVLLCGPPGCGKTLLAKAIANEAGINFISVKGPELMNMYVGESERAVRACFQRARNSSPCVIFFDEFDSLCPKRSEGGDGNNSGTRIVNQLLTEMDGVEERKGVYILAATNRPDIIDPAILRPGRLDTILYVGLPQEVDRADILRATTKNGKRPVLADDVDLKELAAKTDGYTGADLTGLVKQASMFSLRQSLNNGDTNIEDLCVRKQHFDEALKQLRPSVSEQDRKVYEKLRQKYAAPRMPQFEAK; this is encoded by the exons ATGAAGAAGATAAAACCACAGTTGCACGACCATTTAATAACTAATCGTGTCAAACAG TATCTGGAGGAGCACATTGACGAGACATACTTGGATGTAAAGCAGATGACCAAAGAGTTGATGCGAAAATATCCCGAATATTCTCGTCGCAAACTTGGACCATTTAGACAACTTGTGCATCAAG CATTTTCCATTGTTTCGGATAGCTATAACTTGGACAAGGCGAGCAGCTCCGACTACGAGGACGAATATTTGTCTGACGAGGCAGAAACaccaacaaacaacagcatcaTGAGCAATATGATGCACGGCTTGTACACCAATCAAACGGCTAAAAAGCCTTTATTACCTTCCACTAAGCCCAGCAACGAGCCCATTGACATATCTAGCGGCGATgagaatgatgatgataactCAATTAGTCCACCAAATGGCGGTGGCATGAACGCTTTATTTGCATCCGCAACAGGAACCAACCAATTAAACGTTTCCAAGGCGCAAAAGCGTCCTTTGGAGCAGTGCAACAAGGCAGTGTCCACTGTACAGGCCAAGAAAG TCAAGAGAAATTTAATTCAAGCTTCGTTTGCAGGCGTGCGCCAGGAAATCAGCTCTGTCAATTCATCATCCAGTCCAGCCAATCCCAAAAAGT TCGTTGCAGTTTCTGTTGGCTctggcaaaagcaacagcagcgatgTTGGACCACACAAGGAACCGCAACATCATGGACCAGGCCAATCATTCAACCAACAAGTGCAGATgcgtcaacagcaacaacgtgaATTTAATGAAGGTGCTTCGATGCGTGTGCGCAAGTATAAAAAGGAACTGGAAGTATCTCGCTCGACGGAAAGTTTCCGTGATGTTGGTGGCATGGATGGCACGTTGAAGGAACTGTGCGAGATGCTCATACATATCAAATCGCCAGAGTTCTACTTTCAACTGGGATTACTGCCCTCACGTGGTTTGCTGTTGCATGGACCGCCCGGATGTGGCAAGACCTATTTGGCCCGTGCTATTGCAGGT cAATTGAAAATGCCGCTACTCGAGGTACCAGCTACTGAATTAATTGGCGGCATCTCTGGAGAGTCGGAGGAGCGCATACGCGATGTATTTGAGCAGGCCATTGATAATTCACCGTGTGTGCTATTTATTGATGAAATCGACGCCATTGCCGGCAATCGTCAATGGGCTGCCAAAGATATGGAACGTCGTATTGTTTCGCAACTGATTACCAGCTTGGATCAACTGCAAGCCGTCGAATTTGGACAATCTGTGGTTGTCATTGGCGCCACCACACGTCCGGATACACTGGATCCGGGCTTGCGTCGCGTTGGACGCTTTGATCATGAAATTGCCATACATATACCGTCGCGTAAAGAGCGTCGTGAAATATTGCGGATTCAGTGCGAGGGTTTATCCATTGATCCCAAGCTTAACTATGACAAAATTGCTGAATTGACGCCTGGTTATGTTGGCGCCGATCTCTTGGCCCTAGTATCCCGTGCTGCAACCATTGCTGTTAAGCGTAGATCGATGAAAAAGTTTCGTGAGTTGCATGCGGCTAGTGAAATGAACATGACCACAGTCACGTTAGACGACGATGAGCCCAACGATGACAAACAAGAACAGGCGCAGAAGGAACAGACAAAGGAAATGCAGGCAGAGGATAAGCCGGCAGATGAAAAGCAAGCAGAACCGGAAACTACAAATGGTGAAAAAGCACCCGAAACGAACGAGGAGGCAGCTCCCATGGAGGTGGATGACAAACCGGCTGAAGATGCAGAAAAAACTGAGACTGAGCCCAAGGAAGAGTCCGCCACtccaacaaccacaaaatcCAATTCGCCAATCCTTACCGACGAATTCTATGAGCCAACATTAGCCGAGCTGACAAACTTCCTCGACAATCCACCTGAAGAATTTGCCGATCCGAATTTCTGTCTAACGATTGAGGATTTCACAGCGGCCATTAAAGTGATGCAACCATCGGCCAAACGTGAGGGCTTCATAACTGTGCCGGACACAACCTGGGATGATATTGGATCCCTGCAAGACATACGTGAAGAGCTTAAGCTGGCTGTGCTGGCGCCCGTTAAATACCCAGAGATGCTGGCTCGCCTGGGATTAGAAGCCCCTTCGGGTGTGCTGCTTTGTGGACCACCTGGTTGTGGCAAAACTCTGCTGGCCAAGGCCATTGCCAATGAGGCAGGCATCAATTTCATTTCCGTTAAAGGACCCGAATTGATGAATATG TATGTGGGCGAAAGTGAGCGTGCGGTGCGCGCCTGTTTCCAACGTGCTCGCAACTCGTCCCCTTGTGTCATCTTCTTTGACGAGTTCGATTCTTTGTGTCCCAAGCGATCAGAGGGCGGTGATGGCAACAATTCGGGCACACGCATTGTCAATCAGCTGCTGACAGAAATGGATGGCGTTGAGGAGCGCAAGGGTGTTTACATTCTGGCTGCCACCAATCGACCGGACATTATAGATCCGGCCATTTTACGTCCAGGTCGTCTGGATACCATACTGTATGTTGGTCTGCCGCAAGAAGTGGACCGTGCTGATATACTAAGAGCTACCACAAAG aACGGTAAGCGTCCTGTGCTGGCTGATGATGTGGACCTCAAGGAGTTGGCGGCTAAAACCGATGGTTATACAGGCGCTGATTTAACTGGATTAGTTAAGCAGGCTTCAATGTTTTCACTGCGTCAATCGCTTAACAATGGTGATACCAATATTGAAGATTTATGCGTACGCAAACAACATTTCGATGAGGCACTGAAACAGCTGCGACCTTCAGTTAGCGAGCAG gATCGCAAGGTTTATGAGAAATTGCGTCAGAAATACGCTGCGCCGCGTATGCCGCAGTTCGAGGCCAAGTGA